One window of Triticum dicoccoides isolate Atlit2015 ecotype Zavitan chromosome 5A, WEW_v2.0, whole genome shotgun sequence genomic DNA carries:
- the LOC119301603 gene encoding uncharacterized protein LOC119301603, giving the protein MELLNVVPADSMAFPLYSLPAAANTVASLFAWLVAALAAAVGLWRIRAVGSSNKLPVAGARAHGSTLVDDKQQTQAVSSPAADEPRPRLAEPVEPASPISEPSSPSKVRFTAYYGGAGADAGDDGVVDGVRKCADRDEDDNGVPFVDDQSETLPRRTASMRIRSAASTAVPCWEEREMAVRRRGDLGWYRHLDMAVLDGTVVRLWDGEVTAAVASPRARRGRAGLELHLSL; this is encoded by the coding sequence aTGGAGCTGCTCAACGTGGTGCCGGCGGACTCCATGGCCTTCCCCCTCTACTCCCTCCCCGCGGCGGCCAACACCGTCGCCTCGCTCTTCGCCTGGCtcgtcgccgccctcgccgccgccgttgGCCTCTGGCGCATCCGCGCGGTCGGCTCCTCCAACAAACTACCCGTCGCCGGCGCCCGCGCCCACGGCAGCACCCTCGTGGACGACAAGCAGCAGACGCAGGCCGTTTCGTCGCCTGCCGCTGACGAGCCACGGCCCAGACTCGCCGAGCCGGTGGAGCCGGCTTCCCCGATTAGCGAGCCGAGCTCGCCGTCCAAGGTCCGGTTCACGGCGTACTACGGCGGGGCCGGAGCTGACGCCGGCGACGACGGAGTAGTTGACGGCGTCAGGAAATGCGCCGACAGGGACGAGGACGACAACGGCGTGCCCTTCGTCGACGACCAGAGCGAGACGCTGCCGAGACGGACGGCGTCGATGAGGATCAGGTCGGCGGCCTCGACGGCGGTGCCCTGCTGGGAGGAGAGGGAGATGGCCGTGAGGAGGCGGGGGGATCTGGGCTGGTACCGCCACCTTGACATGGCGGTGCTCGACGGCACCGTCGTAAGGCTGTGGGACGGCGAGGTCACCGCGGCGGTGGCGTCGCCGAGGGCGCGGCGGGGGAGGGCAGGATTGGAACTGCACCTGTCACTATAG